A single genomic interval of Gossypium raimondii isolate GPD5lz chromosome 11, ASM2569854v1, whole genome shotgun sequence harbors:
- the LOC105761782 gene encoding histone deacetylase HDT1 isoform X3, translating to MEFWGAEVKSGQSFEVELEDDGSRILHISQAALGEVTSDNKKEKGNGTACIYLKFNNEKFVIGTLSHDKFPQMPLDLALHSKFELSHTWKNGSVYFTGYYVDTPQGSESEEELPEPIVNPVKPHATISDPTTSKQVKIVEPKKAEDSSDDEDEDDTSTEDEMSSEDQEPGMLVNGENESDNDTDSDEDDSEEESSDEDPETPETEKAGPSKKRSAESATKTPAPEKKAKLVTPQKTDGKKVGGHTATPHPSKEARKASATTGQVNQSAKPGGSSFPCKSCGRSFGSENALQSHSKAKHGIAV from the exons ATGGAATTTTGGG GTGCTGAGGTTAAAAGTGGACAGAGCTTTGAggttgaattagaggatgatgGCAGTAGGATTTTGCATATTTCACAG GCTGCCCTTGGTGAGGTGACCAGtgataacaaaaaagaaaaaggaaatggaaCTGCTTGCATCTATCTCAAATTCAATAATGAAAAGTTTGTAATCGGAACACTTTCCCATGATAAATTCCCCCAGATGCCATTGGATTTGGCATTGCATAGTAAATTTGAGTTGTCCCATACCTGGAAGAATGGCAGTGTTTATTTCACTGGGTATTATGTTGATACGCCTCAAG GTTCTGAGTCTGAAGAGGAGCTTCCTGAACCCATAGTTAATCCCGTAAAGCCTCATGCTACAATATCTGATCCTACCACGTCAAAACAGGTTAAGATTGTGGAACCAAAAAAAGCAGAGGATAGTAGTGATGACGAGGATGAAGATGATACTTCTACCGAGGATGAAATGTCCAGTGAGGATCAG GAACCTGGCATGTTAGTAAATGGTGAGAATGAAAGTGACAATGATACTGACAGTGATGAGGATGATAGTGAAGAAGAAAGTTCAGATGAGGATCCTGAGACACCTGAGACGGAAAAG GCCGGACCGAGCAAGAAGAGATCTGCAGAGTCAGCTACAAAGACCCCTGCACCAGAAAAGAAGGCAAAGCTAGTCACTCCCCAAAAGACGG ATGGCAAGAAAGTGGGTGGACATACAGCAACTCCTCATCCTTCAAAGGAAGCCAGAAAGGCATCGGCTACCACCGGTCAAGTGAATCAGAGCGCAAAGCCAGGCGGTTCATCATTCCCTTGCAAGTCTTGCGGCAG GTCATTTGGCTCTGAAAATGCCTTGCAATCTCATTCCAAGGCAAAACATGGAATTGCAGTGTAA
- the LOC105761782 gene encoding histone deacetylase HDT1 isoform X2, with protein sequence MLSSSAEVKSGQSFEVELEDDGSRILHISQAALGEVTSDNKKEKGNGTACIYLKFNNEKFVIGTLSHDKFPQMPLDLALHSKFELSHTWKNGSVYFTGYYVDTPQGSGSESEEELPEPIVNPVKPHATISDPTTSKQVKIVEPKKAEDSSDDEDEDDTSTEDEMSSEDQEPGMLVNGENESDNDTDSDEDDSEEESSDEDPETPETEKAGPSKKRSAESATKTPAPEKKAKLVTPQKTDGKKVGGHTATPHPSKEARKASATTGQVNQSAKPGGSSFPCKSCGRSFGSENALQSHSKAKHGIAV encoded by the exons ATGCTGTCTTCTA GTGCTGAGGTTAAAAGTGGACAGAGCTTTGAggttgaattagaggatgatgGCAGTAGGATTTTGCATATTTCACAG GCTGCCCTTGGTGAGGTGACCAGtgataacaaaaaagaaaaaggaaatggaaCTGCTTGCATCTATCTCAAATTCAATAATGAAAAGTTTGTAATCGGAACACTTTCCCATGATAAATTCCCCCAGATGCCATTGGATTTGGCATTGCATAGTAAATTTGAGTTGTCCCATACCTGGAAGAATGGCAGTGTTTATTTCACTGGGTATTATGTTGATACGCCTCAAGGTAGTG GTTCTGAGTCTGAAGAGGAGCTTCCTGAACCCATAGTTAATCCCGTAAAGCCTCATGCTACAATATCTGATCCTACCACGTCAAAACAGGTTAAGATTGTGGAACCAAAAAAAGCAGAGGATAGTAGTGATGACGAGGATGAAGATGATACTTCTACCGAGGATGAAATGTCCAGTGAGGATCAG GAACCTGGCATGTTAGTAAATGGTGAGAATGAAAGTGACAATGATACTGACAGTGATGAGGATGATAGTGAAGAAGAAAGTTCAGATGAGGATCCTGAGACACCTGAGACGGAAAAG GCCGGACCGAGCAAGAAGAGATCTGCAGAGTCAGCTACAAAGACCCCTGCACCAGAAAAGAAGGCAAAGCTAGTCACTCCCCAAAAGACGG ATGGCAAGAAAGTGGGTGGACATACAGCAACTCCTCATCCTTCAAAGGAAGCCAGAAAGGCATCGGCTACCACCGGTCAAGTGAATCAGAGCGCAAAGCCAGGCGGTTCATCATTCCCTTGCAAGTCTTGCGGCAG GTCATTTGGCTCTGAAAATGCCTTGCAATCTCATTCCAAGGCAAAACATGGAATTGCAGTGTAA
- the LOC105761782 gene encoding histone deacetylase HDT1 isoform X1, whose protein sequence is MEFWGAEVKSGQSFEVELEDDGSRILHISQAALGEVTSDNKKEKGNGTACIYLKFNNEKFVIGTLSHDKFPQMPLDLALHSKFELSHTWKNGSVYFTGYYVDTPQGSGSESEEELPEPIVNPVKPHATISDPTTSKQVKIVEPKKAEDSSDDEDEDDTSTEDEMSSEDQEPGMLVNGENESDNDTDSDEDDSEEESSDEDPETPETEKAGPSKKRSAESATKTPAPEKKAKLVTPQKTDGKKVGGHTATPHPSKEARKASATTGQVNQSAKPGGSSFPCKSCGRSFGSENALQSHSKAKHGIAV, encoded by the exons ATGGAATTTTGGG GTGCTGAGGTTAAAAGTGGACAGAGCTTTGAggttgaattagaggatgatgGCAGTAGGATTTTGCATATTTCACAG GCTGCCCTTGGTGAGGTGACCAGtgataacaaaaaagaaaaaggaaatggaaCTGCTTGCATCTATCTCAAATTCAATAATGAAAAGTTTGTAATCGGAACACTTTCCCATGATAAATTCCCCCAGATGCCATTGGATTTGGCATTGCATAGTAAATTTGAGTTGTCCCATACCTGGAAGAATGGCAGTGTTTATTTCACTGGGTATTATGTTGATACGCCTCAAGGTAGTG GTTCTGAGTCTGAAGAGGAGCTTCCTGAACCCATAGTTAATCCCGTAAAGCCTCATGCTACAATATCTGATCCTACCACGTCAAAACAGGTTAAGATTGTGGAACCAAAAAAAGCAGAGGATAGTAGTGATGACGAGGATGAAGATGATACTTCTACCGAGGATGAAATGTCCAGTGAGGATCAG GAACCTGGCATGTTAGTAAATGGTGAGAATGAAAGTGACAATGATACTGACAGTGATGAGGATGATAGTGAAGAAGAAAGTTCAGATGAGGATCCTGAGACACCTGAGACGGAAAAG GCCGGACCGAGCAAGAAGAGATCTGCAGAGTCAGCTACAAAGACCCCTGCACCAGAAAAGAAGGCAAAGCTAGTCACTCCCCAAAAGACGG ATGGCAAGAAAGTGGGTGGACATACAGCAACTCCTCATCCTTCAAAGGAAGCCAGAAAGGCATCGGCTACCACCGGTCAAGTGAATCAGAGCGCAAAGCCAGGCGGTTCATCATTCCCTTGCAAGTCTTGCGGCAG GTCATTTGGCTCTGAAAATGCCTTGCAATCTCATTCCAAGGCAAAACATGGAATTGCAGTGTAA